One stretch of Lachnospiraceae bacterium oral taxon 096 DNA includes these proteins:
- a CDS encoding dihydroorotate dehydrogenase electron transfer subunit — translation MSKQKRRVRVISQSCIGPHIYDLRLACKEMVEEAVPGQFVSLYVDDAARLLPRPISICGIDREKGELRLVYRVTGEKTGTAEIAKLGAGDEIEVLGPLGNGFLLEDMGDVILIGGGIGIPPMLELMKQLPEVGKKTAVMGYRDNQLFLAEEFKAYGEIVVATEDGSEGVKGNVLDAIRERKIKGDTIMACGPTPMLRAIKAYAKENHIRCYISLEEKMACGVGACLACVCKTKEVDHHSQVNNRRICKDGPVFLAEEVEI, via the coding sequence ATGAGCAAGCAAAAGAGGCGTGTGCGAGTGATTTCGCAAAGCTGTATTGGACCACATATCTATGACCTGCGTTTGGCGTGCAAGGAAATGGTTGAAGAGGCAGTGCCGGGGCAATTTGTCTCTCTCTATGTTGATGATGCAGCGAGATTGCTACCAAGACCAATCAGTATTTGTGGTATTGATAGAGAAAAGGGGGAGCTTCGCCTCGTTTATCGTGTGACAGGAGAAAAGACAGGAACTGCAGAAATTGCAAAATTAGGTGCGGGAGATGAGATTGAAGTTTTAGGACCTCTTGGCAATGGATTTTTACTTGAGGATATGGGAGATGTGATTTTGATTGGTGGAGGTATTGGAATTCCGCCGATGTTAGAGTTGATGAAACAGCTCCCTGAGGTAGGAAAAAAGACTGCAGTCATGGGATATCGGGATAATCAATTATTTTTGGCAGAGGAATTTAAAGCCTATGGTGAAATAGTGGTGGCCACAGAAGATGGAAGCGAGGGCGTAAAGGGCAATGTCCTCGATGCCATTCGAGAAAGAAAAATTAAGGGCGATACCATTATGGCCTGTGGCCCGACACCAATGCTTCGAGCAATCAAGGCATATGCAAAGGAAAATCATATTCGCTGTTACATCTCCTTGGAAGAGAAAATGGCTTGTGGAGTGGGGGCATGCCTAGCTTGTGTGTGCAAGACAAAGGAAGTTGATCATCACTCACAGGTCAACAATCGAAGAATTTGCAAAGATGGACCAGTATTTTTAGCTGAGGAGGTAGAAATCTAA
- the pyrF gene encoding orotidine-5'-phosphate decarboxylase: MISRLIEKIQKTKAPICVGLDPMLSYVPKHIVETSLKEYGETLEGAADAIWKFNQAIIDAVADLIPAVKPQIAMYEQFGLAGLVAYDKTVKYCKEKGLIVIADAKRGDIGSTSTAYAVGHIGHVQVGNTVCKGFDADMLTVNPYLGSDGIKPFVDVCNSDDKGIFVLVKTSNPSSGEFQDRLIDGRALYEHVAEKVVAWGKESMDGVYSNVGAVVGATYPEMSKVLRKLMPNTYFLVPGYGAQGGTAEDLRYCFNEDGLGAVVNSSRGIIAAYRQEKYQKFGEENFFEASRQATMDMIADINRVL; the protein is encoded by the coding sequence ATGATCAGCAGATTAATCGAGAAAATCCAAAAGACAAAGGCACCGATATGTGTGGGATTGGATCCAATGTTATCCTATGTTCCAAAGCATATAGTGGAGACTTCATTGAAAGAATATGGTGAGACCTTAGAGGGGGCAGCAGATGCCATTTGGAAGTTTAATCAGGCAATTATCGATGCCGTAGCTGATTTGATTCCAGCGGTAAAGCCACAGATTGCCATGTATGAGCAATTTGGTCTTGCTGGGTTAGTGGCGTATGATAAGACCGTAAAGTATTGTAAGGAAAAGGGATTGATTGTTATTGCTGATGCAAAGAGGGGAGATATTGGCTCAACTTCGACCGCATATGCAGTGGGACATATTGGACATGTTCAGGTGGGAAATACCGTTTGCAAGGGATTTGATGCCGATATGCTCACGGTCAATCCATATCTTGGAAGTGATGGAATTAAGCCATTTGTTGATGTTTGTAACAGCGATGATAAGGGCATTTTTGTCTTGGTAAAGACATCAAATCCATCCAGTGGAGAGTTTCAGGATCGCTTAATTGATGGAAGGGCACTCTATGAGCATGTGGCGGAGAAGGTGGTTGCATGGGGAAAAGAGAGCATGGATGGAGTCTATTCCAATGTCGGTGCTGTGGTCGGTGCAACTTATCCTGAGATGAGTAAGGTTTTGAGAAAGTTAATGCCAAATACTTATTTTCTTGTGCCAGGATACGGTGCTCAAGGGGGAACGGCAGAGGATTTACGATATTGTTTTAATGAGGATGGACTCGGTGCAGTGGTCAACTCATCGAGAGGAATTATTGCTGCCTATCGCCAAGAAAAGTATCAAAAGTTTGGTGAGGAGAATTTCTTTGAGGCATCTCGTCAGGCGACGATGGATATGATTGCGGATATCAATCGGGTGCTATAA